atttaaccCTTATACTCAACGGTAACATTAAAGAGATACGGTCTTGATTCTTTAAAATGgtataatttctttatatttagATTTGAGATTTAAACCCCATACTCAGGGCAACGTTCGAGAGTGAGAGTTTTAACCCCTAAAAATTGTATAACTGTTTTATAATCTCTTTAAAAACTATAAGattataaattagtataatGGTAAACCTGCATTTTggtcattaaaatatttatactttaattctgccctacatgaattttttttactttgccCCTAGTCTTTAAATCGATGAGTCTTGATTCCtgtacttttataatatcattaattagtttaaatacttgatattattaattgttttgttaaaatgttatgtgggttttctttaaaaaaaaaacatccttccaacataaaagaaaattcaatgaGTTCAAATAAGTGtttataaaggaaaaagaaagaaagaaagacaaGTAGGCGTCTTAAGTAGAATGGTTAATTGCCTAGATTAACTAATGATGTTATAAGAGTAGAATGGTCAAATTATGACAACAACATAcatggatcaaatcataaatttaaaaacaaccGGGACACCGAAACTATAATTTGACAATTAGATACACACAAACACAAGTGAGCATTGAGCAACCAACTAGAATGTCCGCTCCCACGTGAGTTGTCTCTAAAGGGGGATTCTGAACACGTGCGTATTCAACCACTCACGTTCCCATCCGGCACGTGCTATCACGTTATagtaaaatcatttaaaataaaagtaatgtaAGGTATACTACAACTAGTCCCCATGAGAAAAAGGCAATTTGAccgtattttatattttttttaagaatataaccacaatttaaatcttaatttctttttttataaaattgttaggTTGGTTTACGTATAATCATGTCGTATTTATGATCTGAACTATATTCACCAAAGTATTCACATGGGTGGCTGACACCACCAACCCCCTCCCTCTATCACCTCAAATTTTGGACCCTACACATGCAACACCCatttttacaattcaaaatataaatcaatGGTAAATTAtgttcattcaattttaaaaaattattttatgtcgCTACTTGCACCAATCAAAATCTCTCATTCCCCTTTTCTTTTACAGTTTGGTTAGGTGGACTTGAATCTAAGATATGTTCTACTCATTGATGGGTTCAAATCGACCGTACCTGTCATCGACTTGTCGCTTAGAGATCGCTAGCcgaacttttaaaaaaacttaatagctcagtgatttaaataaaaactttcgaataattaagttatttaaatgaaaacttttgaatagttcaatgatcattttgtaaatttctgaagttgagtgactaaacgtaagcttactaataatttaatgactttagtgtaatttatcttaaataataaaaaaattcaaagtgagtgaaaaaagaagaaaaaaaaaagtctggAAAATGAAGACCTCCACGCCAAGCAACGCCCTCTCTTTTacagaattttcttttaattcaagcaaataaaaaaaggtaattgcaaaagaaaagatataataaaattaaaaataagtagaaatttgtttgtattattatttaaatatatttatttttaatctaagattctttggcatgttatactcaaattaaatctcattttttattcataaaattcgATTCGAGACAAAATTCATTATCTTTCTAGTTAATAAAGttagaatatttatataaattttatatattatatttatttaaatgtgtataattgaatcgaaattaaaatttataataaaagttttatttgtataattaaaaataataataaactcgCATAGGGATTGGTGTATTCAACAGGGCCCACTTTACTATCAGTCATCCACTTCTCTACCTGCCACGCGGGCGCTTAGCGTCCAAACTGGTGCAATGCAATTTAGTGCAGTGTAAgattattgtaaattaaaaaataaaatttctaattgaactttaaatttgaggtaaacatttaaattattgcaattaaattaaaattcagtttgatttttatatttgagtttgaatataaatctttaaatatattaaaaagtttaATCAAGCTTGCAAGTTACTCGTGTGAAGCATATGACATGTGAATTTGGATAGCTTGATAGTTGAAGTTGCTagaaataagttaaaatttaataatatgtgtttgattgattatgaaataatttacaaataccAAATCGGTAAATTTTTGATGCACTGAAAAAGTTGTGATGTCCCTAAGTTTGCTCAACTTAGATTAGAGACTTACAATGGTCGGACAATAATGGTGGTGTTGTAGTTAGGTGGAGAGTAATGGATTGAGGTGCCACATGTTGGTTCGCAATTGGAACATTGTTGTGCGGGCGGCTCATACTGACATGTCTAAGTAGAGTGACGCTATAATGTGCACGAGACTCCTCAAATTGTAAGTCCCACTAGATTGTCAACATATACTCAAAAAGTATGTTTGACAACTCACTAAGTATTTTCGAAAGAGGATTTATCGTAAAGTTTTTACGAGAATTCTAAATAAACTGTTTGCAAAGTATGAGACATTTGGGtaactataaataaaataagcataTTGCTTAATAACAAATTCCTAGCCATCCAATTCATCAAGTTGAGCTGTAATTATGGTGGTAGTTAATGGTATGTTTAAAGTAAAGAAGGAAAATAGGAAATATCAGAGAGggagttaagaaaataaaagaatattaattaaacaattataaGCGCAAATCCccagaaattaaaataaagcaaagaattgttaattattaaaccTGCTGGATCGgttgaatttgattaattaagattaattttaaaattatctcaTTGTTAATTGATTGACTCGAAGCTATGAAGTAAATGATTATGTGCGGCACTTTGTATGATGGTTGTTATACACTTGGCTGATCATCACCACCTTCTTTACGTGCACGTGCGGTTTAGATTTTTTATCAGACCAAACAGCAAATCAGGGACCATCAAATCCATCCCTTGTTACTTTTAACTCTATGATCTGTCTTTTTTAACTAATCTTGTCTtgactcttttttcttttctttttttttaattttaatcacatAATTATTGGTTATAATGTAAGGCAGCTACGAAgagaatttatatttaaattttaaaatgatattattaaaacaaGTAATTACAAATATAGAAATGATTTCAGCCCATcctaaaatctaaaatcaaattatgtcctcttggaaaataaaaaatttatagtgtaatctcttgaaaattttaaaatttacattaacacaatgatgaaaatatcttttaatttactcaaatttttaagatttaaatttgaccttcaaaaaaaaaatgataacttCACCCTTACTAATGGTATGTATGAGTTTTCtcctaaattattaaaaatttaaatcttatcaTATTTTAAGTCGATATAATTTACCTTTAAGATGAATATTGTAGAAATGTAAATTTGGTTTAAAAAGTACTACAGTTGAACCACGAGAGTTAGGTAAGATGGTAAGGGTATCTCCTACATTAACTAATGGTCGAGGGTTCGATTCTCGTATTGAGCATGGAGCAACTTTAAAACTCGTAGCCAGCATCTACCCCTTAATGGGCCTACAGAATGCGAAAAATTAGTTACTGTACTAGTTCcgataaagaaataaaaaaaattctacacTTGAATGCCCTtgattatataaacaaatatgtgTAATAAATTCCCTACAAAACTTTGACTTTATCCTCACcattttccatgttttgatttttctaatatttacttatttttttattttagtaatataatcaagatatttaatacatatatataaaatcaaagatattttaaaatgaaggaaaaaaaagcacaaaataccccaaaagaaaaagggtaCTAAAGTAACTTCCAACTAGATTTTCCTACAACCCAATTAAatgcttttttaaataaataaatctagtcacaattaatattatttgaataattaaaatccTTGCactaaaataaatcttaaaataactcatttatttctaaaagcttgtttatttgtttcttttaaattccATTGCTTTTACTTTTCTTCACAATATTAGCTTTACTTTCTCAAAAGATGAagattattaaaagaatatttttaaacattatagATGATGTAgagaaaagttaaattaaaattaaattatttttatttaattttataaatttatgaactatcatataaaatatatacccaaaaaattatgtaacactcatgatataattaaataaatttatatagaaTATATAACAATGCTTCAACTGCACTCAAAGgtttaaattacttttattttatttttgaataaattgctTTCAATTTAACCACTTACCTCTTTTAAAGTTGCaatttaagccatttaattaaaaatatattaaattttgtaagaAATAAATAcccttataatatttttttactttctcaATTGAATTGGTATCCGATTAACTTGTGACACTAATCCGTTAAAAACTTATAAGTAGAAAGCAGAACATAAATTATCGGTATATTATAACTCAATTAAGTCTAATTATGACTTTAGTTATTATATTATCcgaattttgagatttaattattttacatacGCTCCacacaatttggtcatttttaaaaaaaaaatatgttattagtcaatcaaaatcaataacattGTTAGTTGTTGCCGTTAAAATGATTGTGTgaatttcttttacaatttttcgaTCATGTAATCAGttctatttaaaaattgaatcaacCATGCTCAATCCCTAATAAGATTTAGGTATGAACCGAACGTTCGacgttgtttttcttttgtaaaaaattcatgtcattaCTTTCTCGACAGCTACTAAATTTTGAACCACTACTAGCGTTGTAAGAGTAGATGATCAAATTACGACAAGTTAGAACAGGGAGATCGAATCTCAGATTTAAGAAAAAGGGGGACTAAGATAGAAATTAgacaaaaatgtttttatagTAAGGAAATAAAAACCAGAGTTAAAATTGCCAAAATTATCCTTGTAGTTTTATCACCCTAGTCAAAATCCTCCATTTTAGCTGTCGGCCTGTCCCCTTCAAACGCAAATAAAACCTCTCTTTCTCTCACTCTCTCTCTTTCTCAAAAACCACAACTCCCTCACACATTTTTTTCCTCTCACTATAGTCTCTCCTTTAacgccaaaaaaaaaaaaaaaactacattcaaaataaaatttcatattttttaaaaaaattgaaaaaatatatatagaaaaaaaattatggaagcGCCAGAGTTCTTTCAAGGAACAACTTACTGTTCTCAATTGACGCCGGAAAAACCGGCGGCCGGAGGTGACCATTTCATCGTGGAGGACTTGCTCGATTTCTCCAACGAGGATGCCGTTATTACTGATGTCGCTAATTTCAACTCCTCCGTTGCCGGTCATTCTACGGATTCGTCAACCATTACGGCTGTCGAGAGTTGCAATTCGTCGTCGTTTTCTGGTCCAGAAACGAATTTAGGTGGTGGTATTGGTTGCAGGAGTTTCACCGACGGTCAGTTCGCTGGTGATCTTTGTGTGCcggtaattaaaattttttcctaTACATGCAATGGTGTGATACTGATAGGTTATTTTTTGTGGTCAAATTTTAAGGGAAGTCCttacactaatttttttttcgcGGAGTTagtttttcttataatttgatttttcctaatttttgttaaaaattttcgttaataatgttaaaagaaaGGTTGATGTGATATAGGTTGAATCTGTTTGGAAAGAAAAAGCTATATATTTATgacttgatttgatttgatagaATTAATGGAAAAcagttattttcaattttgacaaataaaagttaaaagtaatCAGATAATAGAGGgattaattatgaaatgtatAGTATAGGACCTTTAatagaatttaaccttttttgtttcttaataATTTTCCCGGCAACCAAACAAAGGTTAAAAGAGTTTCTTTATCAAAAAAAgagttcaaaattcaaattgttTACAACTGTTGTTCATCTTTGTTGAAAACAGTACGACGATTTAGCTGAGCTGGAATGGCTGTCGAATTTCGCCGAGGAATCATTTTCAAGTGAGGACCTGCAAAAGCTCCAACTGATATCCGGTATGAAAACCCTACCCAACGTATCATCGGAGCCACGAGGGTTGCAACCTGAACTCCCTAACCAAATCGAAAACGCCATCGACGGCGGCGGAGGCGACAACAACCATGTTTTCCATCCAGACATGACGGTTCCCGCCAAAGCAAGGAGCAAACGTTCCCGCGCAGCGCCGTGCAATTGGGCGTCACGCCTCCTCGTTCTCAGTCCAACGGTTTCATCCCCCGAACCGGATATCATCGTCCCTGTTCAACCACTTCCCTCGAACCAACCGGGAAAAAAACCCGTCAAAACGACGTCATCATCGTCGAAGAAGAAAGACGGTGGAGAAACGAGCTCAGACGGGCGGAAATGCCTGCATTGTGCTACGGATAAGACGCCGCAGTGGCGGACTGGACCCATGGGTCCGAAAACACTTTGCAACGCTTGTGGTGTGAGGTATAAATCGGGTCGTCTTGTACCCGAATACCGACCCGCTGCTAGCCCGACATTTGTGCTCACTAAGCATTCAAATTCTCACCGTAAGGTCCTCGAGCTTCGACGACAGAAGGAAATGGTAAGAGCCCAACAACATCATCAGCAACAATTcatgcatcatcatcatcatcaccatcatcaaaacatggtttttgatgtatctaaCGGTGATGACTACTTGATTCACCAACCTGTGGGTCCTGATTTCAGGCAGCTGATCTAGTGCATGCTAGAGTAGGGAAACTTTAATGAGagctctttaaattttttttcccaacCAGAGTTTAATTTAGCTAATGAATTCATTAGTGAATTCCAGTTTATAATTTTcctaactattttttttcttagacTATTTAATGTTccttagttgttttttttttctttgccaAATTTGGCAAATTCTTGAAGCTTCGAAACCCAATCTTCTTATTTCaggtaaattagtaaaattttgtttatatttttctttattcttggattatgatttttttactaattaataataattttaaaacaccGGTTGAGTCAAAAAACTGGATGcatgcttttgtttttttacatcTTATGAGTCTGCTTCGTGTCCCTCCAGTCTCACGAGTTGTCACCCCCGACTAAGAAGGACCGTTTCGCAAGTTAAAGACACATAACGGTCCAAGACCTCAAAAGCCCTAGTCATCAAGATCCAATGAGTATTTGTCATTCACATTGTGACATGACAACTTCTACCTTACATATTAAAAATCTGGCACATTAGGAATAACCAGAGATTTTCGTTTAAATATTAAGGATATCGACACTTTCTTTCTCTCCCTTCCTTAACTGTTTAAATGAACCGTCACAAACCACGATAACCTTTTCCTTGTATATTAAGAACTTGGAACTATAGACACTTTAGTCAAGAGGAAACCCATATATATCAATCTTCGTAATATTAAAAGTTGCATCCTCATAGCAaaaataatctataaaatatcCATGTTTGTAGACATACGTCTTTGTCACTTGAGCACCCCCATAATTAGTTAAGGGTTTAATTCCCCTTGCCACCCACTTCGAGTTGAAGAAAAAAGGGTTTTGAGGATTGATTCTAAAACAAATTttagatatataaattatttatatatttttttatttttaaagtcgaaaAATAGATTCCAATATGTCTAAAACTTATGTTATTATTCAAATAACATTGGGttttttatattgtaaattaaatttaaaggaaaataaagtcCAAGCAAACTGGATTATAAGTCTAAAAgctttgatataaattaaacatataaaatgaaATGGACTTATTTTGCATGAATTTCCACAATTCACatgaatatattattattgttaaattccAGTATCCACCGGCCCCCACCGACGTGAGGTGAAATGGAAAGGTTTTTGAAGATAAcgtttgtaataaaatataaataaaagttgatGTTTTTAAGGTAAAATGTTGAAAGTATTAATGCACCAATTTTTAGCTTATTGAAGTGATGGAAAATTATTACTTAACTGAGTTTGTTATCATTAAGACTGTCGAAACTTCATCATTACAGCTTTTTTTACTTACAATATTAAGTCTTTCgactattatttattatttaaaaatgataaatcctttaataatttgatattgtcTCTAATCgggattttatattttaactttgtgGAGAGCTTAAATGCTTAAAGTATTAACTTTGACTTTATCTCTTGTTGGGTGCTTGAATAGGTGAACCACGCATGACAAACGGACAACTATTAAGGAAATGTAAGCAACTATGCTaaattctaaaccctaaatcttaccaaataaacaaaaaacaaaaaaactcacATTTTCTTAGTAGCTCATCGTGCGCCATGCATGGTTTATCTTTTCCAACACCTAATGAGACGCTTCTACTCCATTGAACTTGTTGCTTTAGGCACTCGTGCTCTTCATAGGGTCTGAGAAATAAAACTTTGACCAAGGACAATACCATACATATTAAGGGTTTCATCGGTTTCAAACCAACAATACTTTGAAGACTTTCTCTTGAAAGAGTGGGCCTCCCTCAATAATACCTTTCTAGTGAATATATTGGGTAAAAACATTTCTATGGTTCATTTCAATTCGATATTGAGTAAATTGATCATTCTCAAAAAGGTTAGAGTAATTTAATCCTTGCCAATTTTGAACGTGAGCAACtaaggataattaattaaggcATCAATGTTTTCTGtcaattatacaaaatttgattggtataataataaatttagctttcagtgtttatatattttgtataaatattgatAGAATGTATAAATGTCgcgagctaaatttattattacactaataaaaatatgtacaattaattgattatttttaattgctgagtttaatttttttaaaggaatcAATTTACTTAACATCAAAATGTAAAGATATGGGAATATTGTGTACTAAAACAGTATGTGATCCCACAGAATAGAAGTGATGTTATACTAAAAAAGAGGACTTGTTAATAAATTTAGTGTGAAAAAGATGCAAAGTTTGCGGTGATCACGTGCCTCTCTTCTATCATGCATGCAACACAGTCAGTATCATGAACTCCTTATATTAAATGAATAGATTGgttactatattttttatatgatttctCTTTCattaattgtataattcatGCACATCAAAGTATCAAGGAGTCtttacattaaaaattggaTTGGGTTTTGCCTccttattaaaaaattagataaattagtgagcaaattaatttttttgttaaaaatttcatttatttttattgttaaaaatgtcGATCCCATATATCAGCATGAGATATACGTGGCACCCCACGTCAcgccaatttttaatagtataaattgatTAAAGTTTTAATAGAAAGAACCATTTTgctatttgatttaatatattaaaagtattaatttactcattttttaagtaaaaaaaacaatgtaATCCAAAcctccataatatttttatccataAATGTACtatattcaaacataataatcataatatatttttaataagagaTACATCATGATTCATTGTCGGTCAATAAATCATATTAGAAATAGTGAGATGATATATGTGGGGATTAAATAATGGTGGTTGAAAATATGGGCTTCCATGTTCATTTGTAAAGAAGCTGTCCCCTTCTATTAATCAATTTGTTGGGGATTTGGGGCAGATATTAAACTTTTCTCATTTGCCCCTCCATTGAACCAAGTTTggtataataaaagaaaatcgaTAATAAACTCAAATCCCAATATTATTATAATCTCGATTTCCTtgtaacataaattatcattttcagGAAAGCTTAGGGCTATGGAAGAATACAAATACATGAAATACGAATAGCCTTGGCCCCGATTGCAAAGAAAATCCAAATTTCTTCTATTTGCGATGAAGGTAGTAGTTTGAACATGCATGAAAGTACATGATTGTTTATATGAATACGTCTATATGCAGATATTACAAAATAAGaacccccccccaaaaaaaaaatacaaggcaGCCCGCACATGCTAATGTTTTGTTAGTTAAGGGTGGAGACATGGGCATCATAGCCAAGGTAACTATCAAAGAAATGGAGACACCATATTCATATCTACATATCATCCCTTtctttacaaatataaaaatatactaaGTCAAAATAACATGCTTTCTATGGTTAAAAAATCGAGGAAGCTCTTATACTAGGTGTCTGATTACATTTTGTcttctctactaaaaaaatgaacaaattggtcCACGTAAGTTATATCAAAGAGTACAAATGAGTGAAACTTTTAACAGAAATGATTTGTTTGCTCTTTGTTGTAACGTACAATAgctaatttgcctatttttttgaataaataggacaaaatacaatttgactccTAGTACATGGatctccatgatacttttaccgaTTTTCTACACAACTTTAAGCTTCTCCTACCAAGTCTTTACCTTATATTTATCAGGACATGGATG
The Gossypium raimondii isolate GPD5lz chromosome 8, ASM2569854v1, whole genome shotgun sequence DNA segment above includes these coding regions:
- the LOC105792977 gene encoding GATA transcription factor 12, producing MEAPEFFQGTTYCSQLTPEKPAAGGDHFIVEDLLDFSNEDAVITDVANFNSSVAGHSTDSSTITAVESCNSSSFSGPETNLGGGIGCRSFTDGQFAGDLCVPYDDLAELEWLSNFAEESFSSEDLQKLQLISGMKTLPNVSSEPRGLQPELPNQIENAIDGGGGDNNHVFHPDMTVPAKARSKRSRAAPCNWASRLLVLSPTVSSPEPDIIVPVQPLPSNQPGKKPVKTTSSSSKKKDGGETSSDGRKCLHCATDKTPQWRTGPMGPKTLCNACGVRYKSGRLVPEYRPAASPTFVLTKHSNSHRKVLELRRQKEMVRAQQHHQQQFMHHHHHHHHQNMVFDVSNGDDYLIHQPVGPDFRQLI